The sequence CGACCGCCCGAACCCTACAAGGGCAAGGGGATTCGCTACGCGGATGAAGTCATTCGCCGCAAGGCCGGGAAGAGCGGCCGCGCATAATCGTTGAACGATCTTGAATGTGCCGGCGGACGATGAGGAAAGAGCATCGGCGTCGGACAACGATGGAGGAGTGGACATGGCTCGCATGAGTAAACGCCAGCGGTCACGCACACCGCGCGCGGCTCGGAAGCGCCGACACCTGCGTGTTCGCCGCAAGGTGTTCGGGACGCCGGAGCGCCCGCGCCTGAATGTGTACCGCAGCCTGACGAATATCTATGCACAAATCATTGATGATACGGTTGGGCATACGCTGGTTTCGGCCAGCACGTTGGAAAAAGGTTTGCGCGATGAAGTGAAGGGGTTGAAGCCGGTGGAGGCGGCACGCAAAGTTGGCTTGGTGCTGGCTGAGCGTGCGAAGCAAGCCGGTATTACCAAAGTTGCTTTCGACCGTGGTGGGTACAAGTATCATGGCCGTGTGAAGGCACTGGCCGAAGGTGCCCGTGAAGGTGGACTTGAGTTCTAGGAGGCAGCAGGCAAATGGCTCGACGTGAAGGACGCCGCGAGCGTCAAGAAACCGAATTCGAAGAAAAGGTTGTGCACATTGCCCGCACCGCCAAGGTGGTGAAGGGTGGTCGCCGCTTTGCCTTCCGCGCCGCTGTGGTCGTTGGCGATGGCAACGGCCGCGTTGGCGTAGGCATCGGCAAAGCGCGTGAAGTGCCTGCGGCCATCCGCAAGGGCGTGGAGCGCGCGAAGCGCAACATGATTGAAGTGCCGCTGTTGGGTGATACGATCCCGCATGAAATCACGGTGGATTTTGGCGCGGCACGCGTCTTTATGAAGCCGGCTGCTCCCGGTACTGGGGTGATTGCCGGTGGTGCCGTGCGTGCTGTTGTTGAAGCCGCCGGTGTTCGCAACATTCTGACGAAGTCGCTGGGGTCGAACAATATCATCAACGTTATGCAGGCGACGTTTGAGGGCTTGAAGCAGATGAAAGATGTGCATGAAGAAGCCCGTCGTCGCGGCAAACCACTGGCACAGATTGTGCCGCCGTGGTACAAGTCGGAGGTTGAAGAGTGAGCGAGAAATATTTGCGCATCCGCTATGTGAAGAGCATGATTGGCGCCAAGGAGCGCCACAAGCGCACGGTGCGCGCTTTGGGGCTTCGCCGCCTTGGCGATGAGGTGGTGAAGAAGGCTGACCCGGCTATTTTGGGGATGGTGCGTGCCGTTGCGCACCTGGTTGAAGTCGAAGAGGTTGAAGCCCCCGAGGCTGAATAACGTCCTTCGGGGGAATGCAGGCGGGAGCCCGGACTTGCCTGCGGCATGAAATTCCGAAAGATGGAGCGATTGTTATGAGCGAAAAAGATCTCAAACTGCACGACCTGCGCCCGGCGCCGGGCAGCACCAAGCAGCGCAAGCGAGTGGGTCGTGGCAACAGTGGCAAAGGCGGCACCTATGCCGGCCGTGGTCGTAAGGGGCAAGGTGCGCGCAGTGGTGGAACGAAGCAACCCTGGTTCCGCGGGATGAGCACCCGCATGAACCGCCAACCGTTTGTGCGCGGGGTTGGGTTCCGCCAAGTGTCGCGCGTTGAATACCGCATCATCAATGTCGAACGGATTGACGCTGCTTTTGATGCGGGCGCCGAAGTCACGCCCGACCTGTTGCTCGAAAAAGGCCTCGTCAAGCGCAGCAAGAAGCCGTTGAAGGTGCTGGGCGAAGGCGAGATAACCAAAGCGCTGACGGTGAAAGCACACGCGTTCTCTCAATCGGCACGCGAGAAAATCGAAGCGGCCGGTGGACAGGCGATTGAAATTCCCTACGAGGGGTAAAGCCCGTTGGCAACCACAGAGAAAGGTGGCCACCACCGGCCGTTTCGTGCCGGTGTGTGAGAACGGAGATTAGGAGCGATATATGCTGGATGCGCTTCGTAACGCATTCCGCTTGCCAGATTTGCGGTCAAAGTTGTTGTATACGCTGGGCTTGCTGGTGGTATACCGCTTTGCAGCCCATATCCCCGTGCCGGGGGTTGATCGTACAGCGCTGGCCGATTTTTTGGCAAGTAACCAGTTAGCCGGTTTGTATGACTTGCTTTCGGGGGGCGCGTTGGCCAACTTCTCGGTGATGGCGATGGGGGTGTATCCCTACATCACCGCTTCGATTGCTATTCAGTTGCTGACGCCGCTCATTCCAACGTTGCAAGAACTGTCTCGCGAAGGCGAGCAAGGGCGCAACAAAATCAACCAATACACTTACTGGTTGACAGTGCCGCTGGCGCTCTTGCAAGGGTTGGGCCAGGCGGCGATTATGCGCCAGGTGGGTGTGTTGCCCAATTTTGGGTTTTCAGCGGCGTACATTTTGCCCACGGTTGCAACGTTGTTTGCGCTCGTCGCCGGTACCATGTTTGCCATTTGGCTGGGCGACTTGATTACTGAGCGCGGTATCGGCAACGGGATTTCCATTATCATTCTCGGTGGGATTGTTTCGCGTGCGCCGCAAAATATTGTGCGTCTGGCGGCAACCAGCACGCTGACACTCATCCTGTTCCTCATTTTGATGGTGGTGACGGTCTTTGCCATCGTGGTGATTCAGGAAGGACAGCGGCGTATTCCGGTGCAGTATGGTCGCCGCGTCCGCGGGACGAAGGTGTACGGTGGGCAGAGCACATACGTGCCTTTGCGGGTCAACTCGTCGGGGATGATTCCGATTATCTTCGCGCAGAGTTTGTTGCTCTTCCCGCAGTTGATTGCCGGGTATCTGCGTGTGCTGGACATTCCGGTTGTCGCCGACGTTGCTGATTTCATTTACAATTTGATGAGTACGACCAATCCGTTCTACTGGATTTTCTACTTCTTGCTGGTTGTAGCGTTCACCTACTTCTACACAGATGTCATTTTCAGCCAGCAAAATTTGGCGGACACATTGCGCCGCCAAGGGGGCTTTGTGCCCGGTATTCGTCCAGGGCGCCCGACGGATGAATATCTGACGGGAGTCTTGCGCCGTATTACCATCGTCGGCGCGGTGTTCTTGGGTATCATTGCGATTTTGCCCTACTTGCTGC is a genomic window of Ardenticatena maritima containing:
- the rplR gene encoding 50S ribosomal protein L18: MSKRQRSRTPRAARKRRHLRVRRKVFGTPERPRLNVYRSLTNIYAQIIDDTVGHTLVSASTLEKGLRDEVKGLKPVEAARKVGLVLAERAKQAGITKVAFDRGGYKYHGRVKALAEGAREGGLEF
- the rpsE gene encoding 30S ribosomal protein S5, with protein sequence MARREGRRERQETEFEEKVVHIARTAKVVKGGRRFAFRAAVVVGDGNGRVGVGIGKAREVPAAIRKGVERAKRNMIEVPLLGDTIPHEITVDFGAARVFMKPAAPGTGVIAGGAVRAVVEAAGVRNILTKSLGSNNIINVMQATFEGLKQMKDVHEEARRRGKPLAQIVPPWYKSEVEE
- the rpmD gene encoding 50S ribosomal protein L30 yields the protein MSEKYLRIRYVKSMIGAKERHKRTVRALGLRRLGDEVVKKADPAILGMVRAVAHLVEVEEVEAPEAE
- the rplO gene encoding 50S ribosomal protein L15 — encoded protein: MSEKDLKLHDLRPAPGSTKQRKRVGRGNSGKGGTYAGRGRKGQGARSGGTKQPWFRGMSTRMNRQPFVRGVGFRQVSRVEYRIINVERIDAAFDAGAEVTPDLLLEKGLVKRSKKPLKVLGEGEITKALTVKAHAFSQSAREKIEAAGGQAIEIPYEG
- the secY gene encoding preprotein translocase subunit SecY: MLDALRNAFRLPDLRSKLLYTLGLLVVYRFAAHIPVPGVDRTALADFLASNQLAGLYDLLSGGALANFSVMAMGVYPYITASIAIQLLTPLIPTLQELSREGEQGRNKINQYTYWLTVPLALLQGLGQAAIMRQVGVLPNFGFSAAYILPTVATLFALVAGTMFAIWLGDLITERGIGNGISIIILGGIVSRAPQNIVRLAATSTLTLILFLILMVVTVFAIVVIQEGQRRIPVQYGRRVRGTKVYGGQSTYVPLRVNSSGMIPIIFAQSLLLFPQLIAGYLRVLDIPVVADVADFIYNLMSTTNPFYWIFYFLLVVAFTYFYTDVIFSQQNLADTLRRQGGFVPGIRPGRPTDEYLTGVLRRITIVGAVFLGIIAILPYLLRLVLVPLGVPLPGTNAAADPMVISGVGLLIVVGVVLDTMKQLEAQLTMRHYEGFMRKSGFMG